The Elaeis guineensis isolate ETL-2024a chromosome 14, EG11, whole genome shotgun sequence genome has a segment encoding these proteins:
- the LOC105056919 gene encoding probable WRKY transcription factor 49 — translation MSLSCYTSNPMEEVDESETNWLDSLGEELVRELLDDTIPVFVSPNVTEPEPDTRSESIINKLISRVHSSGPTIGGIESAQSETFQSGEPDGHGSSRPIISLPEKGLGKMESKYTLRIKTSQNGPADDGYKWRKYGQKSIKNSPNPRSYYRCTNPRCNAKKQVERSMDDPETFIVTYEGLHLHYTYSHFFLSRTQDSSAADLHLSKKPKIQSMSMQTQVADCPVTENTAWSSSIMEQNQLQPWISGGQSPQGRLLEEVVQCPVREDTSQQGFLDDLMQSPQGLLEDVVPLLVRKPSNSTTSSYDPRSSSPASSPSYSSLSWTPISSYLDVGILSSII, via the exons ATGAGCCTATCTTGTTACACTTCAAATCCAATGGAAGAAGTAGATGAATCAGAGACCAATTGGCTCGACAGTTTGGGCGAGGAGCTTGTGAGAGAGCTCCTTGATGACACTATACCTGTCTTCGTCTCGCCCAACGTCACAGAACCTGAACCAGATACAAGAAGTGAATCCATAATCAACAAGCTCAtctcaagggtccactcatccggCCCGACAATTGGTGGTATCGAGAGTGCACAATCTGAAACCTTTCAGAGTGGTGAGCCAGATGGCCATGGCAGTTCCCGACCCAT TATCTCACTACCAGAGAAAGGATTGGGTAAGATGGAGAGTAAGTATACTCTAAGGATCAAGACCTCCCAGAATGGGCCTGCTGATGATGGCTACAAGTGGAGGAAGTATGGGCAGAAATCCATCAAGAACAGTCCTAATCCGAG GAGCTACTACAGGTGCACCAACCCAAGATGCAATGCCAAGAAGCAGGTGGAGAGGTCGATGGACGATCCAGAGACGTTCATTGTCACCTATGAAGGCCTCCACCTTCACTATACCTACTCGCACTTCTTCCTATCCCGAACCCAGGATTCCTCAGCTGCTGACCTTCATCTGTCTAAGAAACCAAAGATCCAATCCATGAGCATGCAGACCCAAGTAGCTGATTGCCCGGTTACAGAGAACACAGCATGGAGCTCATCCATAATGGAGCAGAATCAATTGCAGCCTTGgatcagtggaggccaaagcccacAAGGAAGGCTTCTGGAAGAAGTTGTGCAGTGTCCGGTCCGAGAGGACACTTCGCAGCAGGGGTTTCTTGATGATCTCATGCAGAGCCCACAAGGGCTGTTGGAAGATGTAGTACCATTGTTGGTGAGAAAGCCATCCAATTCAACCACCTCTTCCTATGATCCTCGCTCCTCATCCCCAGCATCTTCTCCATCTTATTCCTCCCTTTCTTGGACGCCCATTTCTTCTTACCTTGATGTGGGAATACTCTctagcattatctga